The Urocitellus parryii isolate mUroPar1 chromosome 6, mUroPar1.hap1, whole genome shotgun sequence genome includes a window with the following:
- the LOC113176182 gene encoding olfactory receptor 4K13-like, which yields MVMKNSSTISEFVLLGLTSTPELEIFFFCIFLVAYAAIMAGNLLIVITVTCDSHLHSTPMYFLLGNLSFLDMSISTITTPKMLADFLREKKTISLWGCMAQMFFLHFLGGSEMTLLIVMAVDRYIAICKPLHYTAIMSCRVLVGSVLLSWAVGLVHTMSQMVFTVTLPFCGPNIVDDIFCDLPLVIKLACTETYVLELLVIADSGLLSFICFILLLISYSIILVTVRHGASGGLSRALSTLSAHITVVTLFFGPCIFIYTWPFSSLSVDKFLSVFYSVITPLLNPIIYTLRNQEMKSAMNRLRTQHTSSIHTF from the coding sequence ATGGTTATGAAGAACAGTTCTACGATATCTGAGTTTGTTTTGTTAGGGCTCACCAGCACTCCGGAActggaaattttcttcttttgcatatttttggtGGCCTATGCAGCAATCATGGCAGGAAACCTTCTCATTGTGATCACTGTGACCTGTGACTCTCACCTTCATTCCACACCAATGTACTTCCTCCTTGGAAACCTCTCCTTTCTGGATATGTCCATTTCCACCATTACAACCCCTAAGATGTTGGCAGATTTCCTTAGGGAGAAGAAAACTATTTCCTTGTGGGGCTGTATGGCTCAGATGTTCTTCCTCCATTTCTTGGGGGGCAGTGAGATGACTCTTCTCATAGTTATGGCGGTTGATCGGTACATTGCCATCTGCAAGCCTCTTCACTACACAGCCATCATGAGCTGCAGGGTGCTGGTGGGCTCTGTGCTGCTGTCCTGGGCTGTTGGCTTGGTGCACACCATGAGCCAGATGGTCTTCACTGTCACCCTGCCTTTCTGCGGCCCCAACATTGTGGACGACATATTTTGTGACCTTCCCCTGGTAATAAAGCTTGCCTGCACTGAGACCTATGTTCTGGAGTTGCTGGTAATTGCTGACAGTGGCCTCCTGTCCTTCATCTGCTTCATACTCTTGCTTATTTCCTACTCTATCATTCTGGTAACTGTGAGACATGGAGCCTCGGGTGGGCTCTCCAGAGCTCTGTCCACACTGTCTGCTCACATCACCGTGGTCACTCTGTTCTTTGGGCCCTGCATCTTCATTTACACTTGGCCGTTCAGTAGTCTTTCAGTGGAtaaatttctttctgtgttttattcAGTCATTACACCCTTACTGAATCCCATTATTTACACTCTGAGGAATCAGGAGATGAAATCAGCCATGAACAGACTGAGGACCCAACACACGAGCTCCATACACACCTTCTAA
- the LOC113176187 gene encoding olfactory receptor 4K14-like, translating to MDGGNQSTVSEFVLLGLGHSWSMQVLLFMIFFLLYVIIVSGNIVIVTLIITDPHLHSPMYFFLANLSFVDMWLSSVTTPKMITDFLRENKTISFAGCMCQIFFAHFIAASEMVLLVSMAYDRYVAICKPLHYSTIMSLQRCTGLVVSSWTTGFVHAMSHLAVIVQLPFCGPREIDSFFCDMPLVIKLACMDSYNLDTLMNVDCGFVVVTCFILLLIPYTYILLSVSQRSKSGASKALSTCSAHITVVVIFFVPCIFIYVWPLNITWLDKFLAVFYSVFTPLLNPAIYTLRNKEIKKALKRFRSYYVGSQEKA from the coding sequence ATGGATGGAGGAAATCAGTCCACAGTGTCAGAATTTGTGCTTCTGGGACTTGGCCACTCATGGAGTATGCAGGTCTTACTCTTCATGATATTTTTTCTGCTTTACGTGATCATTGTATCTGGAAATATTGTCATTGTGACCTTAATCATCACTGACCCTCATCTCCattcccccatgtacttctttttGGCTAACCTGTCCTTTGTTGATATGTGGCTTTCCTCAGTCACCACTCCTAAGATGATCACAGACTTTCTCAGAGAGAACAAAACCATTTCCTTTGCAGGTTGCATGTGCCAAATCTTCTTTGCCCATTTCATTGCAGCAAGTGAGATGGTGCTTCTGGTgtccatggcctatgaccgctatgtggccatctgcaaaccacTTCATTACTCCACCATTATGAGCCTGCAAAGGTGCACTGGGCTGGTGGTTTCTTCCTGGACCACTGGCTTTGTGCATGCCATGAGTCACCTGGCTGTGATAGTGCAGTTGCCTTTCTGTGGCCCCAGGGAAATAGACAGCTTCTTCTGTGATATGCCTCTGGTGATCAAGCTGGCCTGCATGGATTCCTATAATTTAGACACTTTAATGAATGTTGACTGTGGGTTTGTGGTTGTAACCTGCTTTATTCTCTTGCTGATACCGTACACATATATTCTTCTCAGTGTTTCCCAGAGATCTAAAAGTGGTGCATCTAAAGCCCTGTCCACCTGCAGTGCCCACATCACAGTTGTGGTGATCTTTTTTGTGCCCTGTATCTTCATTTATGTGTGGCCACTCAACATCACCTGGTTGGACAAATTTCTTGctgtgttttattctgtttttacacCTCTCCTCAATCCGGCCATTTatacattaagaaataaagagattaaaaaggCTTTGAAAAGATTCAGGAGTTATTATGTAGGTTCCCAGGAAAAGGCTTAA
- the LOC113176193 gene encoding olfactory receptor 4N5-like — translation MDTGNSTVVTEFILLGLTQSQDAQILLFVLVSMFYLIILPGNVLIILTIRSDPRLNAPLYFFLGNLAFLDASYSFIVSPRMLVDFFSEKKVISYNCCITQLFFLHFLGVGEMFLLVVMAFDRYIAICRPLHYATVMSPRVCYALLLALWLGAFAHAIVQVALILNLPFCGPNQLDNFFCDVPQVIKLACTDTFVVELLMVSNNGLLTLLCFLGLLASYTVILYRVKGHSSEGKSKAISTCTTHIIIVFLMFGPAIFIYTRPFRVFTVDKVVALFHTVIFPLLNPVIYTLRNQEVKTSMIKLLRQHRVF, via the coding sequence ATGGACACAGGAAACAGCACAGTGGTGACAGAATTCATCCTCCTTGGTTTGACCCAATCTCAAGATGCCCAAATCCTGCTCTTTGTGCTAGTCTCAATGTTCTACCTCATAATCCTCCCTGGCAATGTTCTTATCATTCTTACTATAAGATCAGATCCTAGACTTAATGCTCCCCTCTATTTCTTCTTGGGAAACTTGGCCTTCCTGGATGCCTCCTACTCCTTCATTGTGTCTCCCAGGATGCTGGTGGACTTCTTCTCTGAGAAGAAAGTAATTTCCTACAATTGCTGCATCACCCAGCTGTTTTTCTTGCACTTCCTTGGTGTAGGGGAGATGTTCCTCCTTGTTGTCATGGCCTTTGACCGCTACATCGCCATATGTCGGCCTCTACACTATGCAACAGTCATGAGCCCCAGGGTCTGCTATGCATTGCTGTTGGCTCTGTGGCTTGGGGCCTTTGCCCATGCCATTGTGCAAGTGGCCCTTATCCTGAACTTGCCCTTTTGTGGCCCAAACCAGCTGGACAACTTCTTCTGTGATGTGCCACAGGTCATCAAGCTGGCCTGCACTGACACCTTTGTGGTGGAGCTCCTGATGGTCTCCAATAATGGCCTGCTCACCCTGCTTTGCTTCCTGGGCCTTCTGGCCTCCTATACTGTCATCCTCTACAGAGTAAAGGGACACTCCTCAGAAGGGAAGAGCAAGGCTATCTCCACTTGCACCACCCACATTATCATTGTGTTCCTCATGTTTGGACCTGCCATTTTTATCTACACCCGCCCCTTCCGGGTTTTTACAGTTGACAAAGTAGTTGCACTCTTCCATACAGTCATCTTTCCTTTGCTGAACCCTGTAATTTATACACTTCGCAACCAGGAAGTTAAAACTTCCATGATAAAGCTATTAAGACAGCACAGGGTGTTctaa